One part of the Parabacteroides distasonis ATCC 8503 genome encodes these proteins:
- a CDS encoding carboxypeptidase-like regulatory domain-containing protein, with the protein MKALCKQTMGFILMILLACGVTSIKAQDSADDEFITVSGVVKDKQTRKKLEYVNISIPGTNVGTITNNDGEFSIKVKNGLHARQVEVSHIGYLNGLIPVNDKDILECTVLLEPNMNTLSEVIIRAGDPRYIVEEAIEKVNKNYITTGSMLTGFYRETAQKGRRYINISEAVIDVYKTPYKDRNVERDRVQIYKGRKLLSEKASDTLAVKLLGGPNLSVYVDVVKNPDLLLDPNILPYYAFRMEESVMLNDRPHYVISFQPQAILPYALYYGKLYIDKERLSFSRAEFALSMDDRNKATEAILRKKPFGLRFKPVEVAFLVTYKERDGMSYLSYIRNEVRFKCDWKRKLFSTNYTIVSEMVVTDGKEQNNSIPYRMSFKADQSLSDKVSDFADENFWGAYNIIEPTESLENAVYKLKKQHKN; encoded by the coding sequence ATGAAAGCGCTCTGTAAACAAACTATGGGATTTATCCTGATGATACTGTTGGCTTGCGGTGTAACCTCTATAAAGGCACAGGATAGCGCAGACGATGAGTTTATCACTGTCAGCGGTGTAGTAAAAGACAAGCAAACACGAAAAAAACTGGAATACGTAAATATCTCTATTCCGGGAACCAACGTGGGAACGATCACCAATAATGACGGTGAGTTCTCTATCAAAGTGAAAAACGGCCTCCATGCCAGACAAGTAGAAGTATCGCATATCGGATATTTGAATGGCTTGATCCCCGTAAACGATAAGGACATATTAGAATGTACGGTATTACTCGAACCGAACATGAATACGCTCAGCGAAGTCATTATCCGGGCCGGAGATCCTCGATATATCGTAGAGGAAGCGATTGAGAAAGTAAATAAGAATTACATTACCACGGGTAGCATGCTTACTGGGTTCTACCGGGAGACCGCACAAAAAGGCCGTCGCTATATCAATATATCGGAAGCGGTTATCGATGTTTACAAAACTCCCTATAAGGACAGGAACGTGGAACGGGATCGGGTACAGATCTATAAAGGACGTAAATTATTGAGCGAGAAGGCTAGCGACACATTAGCCGTGAAATTATTGGGAGGCCCTAACCTATCCGTTTACGTGGATGTGGTGAAGAATCCGGATTTATTGCTCGACCCGAATATCTTACCTTATTACGCCTTCCGTATGGAAGAAAGCGTGATGTTAAACGACCGACCGCATTACGTAATCAGTTTCCAACCTCAAGCGATCTTGCCTTACGCCTTATATTACGGTAAATTGTATATCGATAAGGAACGGCTTTCCTTCAGCCGTGCGGAATTCGCCCTCAGCATGGATGACCGGAATAAGGCTACCGAGGCCATCCTCCGCAAAAAGCCTTTTGGCTTGCGATTTAAACCCGTGGAGGTAGCTTTCCTCGTAACTTACAAAGAACGTGACGGCATGAGCTATCTGAGTTATATCCGCAATGAGGTTCGCTTTAAATGCGACTGGAAACGAAAACTTTTCTCTACCAACTACACGATCGTATCCGAGATGGTCGTTACCGATGGTAAAGAACAAAATAACTCCATCCCCTACCGGATGTCTTTTAAAGCGGATCAGTCTCTATCCGACAAGGTATCGGACTTCGCCGACGAGAACTTCTGGGGAGCTTACAACATTATCGAGCCTACCGAGTCTTTGGAGAATGCGGTATATAAATTAAAGAAGCAACATAAAAATTGA
- a CDS encoding RNA polymerase sigma-70 factor: MDLFVLKKIKEGDIKAFESIFRLYYTPLCLYATSITGEQEVAEEIVQDLFYVFWKERESLPILRSIKNYLYGATRNRSLQYLEHREVRYRYRNTVLAGENPESESYTPQDQLEYKELQSLVNRALGKLPERRLRIFRMHRFEGMKYAEIASSLSLSIKTVEAEMTKALQTLRKEIENYT; encoded by the coding sequence ATGGATTTGTTCGTACTCAAAAAGATCAAGGAAGGGGATATTAAAGCATTCGAAAGTATTTTCAGGCTTTATTATACCCCTCTTTGCCTGTACGCAACCAGTATAACAGGAGAGCAGGAAGTCGCAGAGGAGATAGTTCAGGACTTGTTTTATGTATTCTGGAAAGAAAGAGAATCTCTTCCAATCTTACGTTCCATCAAGAACTACCTTTATGGAGCTACCCGGAACCGGTCCTTACAATATCTGGAGCATCGGGAAGTACGATACCGATACCGGAATACGGTTTTAGCCGGAGAGAATCCGGAATCCGAATCGTATACCCCGCAAGATCAACTTGAGTACAAAGAATTGCAATCCTTGGTCAACCGGGCATTAGGTAAATTGCCCGAACGCCGCCTCCGGATCTTTCGGATGCACCGTTTCGAAGGAATGAAATACGCGGAGATAGCCTCCAGCCTCTCATTGTCCATAAAGACAGTAGAAGCGGAAATGACCAAGGCACTACAAACACTAAGAAAAGAAATCGAGAATTATACCTAA
- a CDS encoding FecR family protein, whose translation MNQIEKNKLKTDQAWEQLYTRLEQDGLLDKPISGTQIPYRIGLMKWAAAIVILCVSVATAIFLGQERTPETTLLTLHNNEASTTLVTTLEDGSIVYLADNSQLSYPEHFQREKREVSLLGNALFDVSGNKERPFLIETEQARIEVLGTSFNIKSSDKSAFELAVRRGLVKVTLKKNGEQTLVKAGQTVSLFSNRLQVAPTQDNEQFSDYTRRIQFKDERLGDILHVINLEYPMMPLKTTADLENRRLTVSFYNNSPATMAELICAALKLKCTQQNNIWMISEP comes from the coding sequence ATGAATCAAATAGAAAAAAATAAATTGAAGACAGACCAAGCATGGGAACAATTATACACTCGCTTGGAGCAAGACGGGCTGCTGGATAAGCCAATTTCCGGTACACAAATCCCATACCGGATCGGACTTATGAAATGGGCCGCCGCTATCGTTATACTCTGTGTATCGGTAGCTACGGCTATTTTCCTTGGACAAGAACGGACACCGGAAACCACTCTGCTCACCCTGCATAATAACGAGGCTTCCACCACCTTGGTCACGACTTTGGAAGACGGGTCTATCGTTTATCTGGCCGATAACAGTCAGTTAAGCTATCCGGAACATTTCCAAAGAGAAAAAAGAGAGGTGTCTCTACTAGGAAACGCCCTTTTTGATGTAAGCGGGAATAAGGAACGTCCTTTCCTAATCGAGACAGAGCAGGCCCGGATCGAGGTATTGGGAACCTCATTCAATATCAAAAGCTCGGATAAAAGCGCCTTTGAATTGGCCGTTCGCCGGGGATTAGTGAAAGTGACACTCAAGAAGAACGGAGAACAAACGCTGGTAAAGGCCGGTCAAACCGTATCCTTATTCTCCAACCGTTTACAAGTAGCTCCGACTCAAGATAACGAACAATTTTCCGATTACACCCGCCGTATCCAGTTTAAGGATGAGCGCTTAGGAGATATCTTGCATGTAATTAATCTAGAGTATCCGATGATGCCATTGAAGACAACGGCTGATTTAGAGAATAGACGGCTGACCGTTAGTTTCTATAATAACTCACCCGCAACGATGGCTGAACTGATCTGCGCGGCGTTAAAACTAAAATGTACGCAACAAAATAATATATGGATGATTTCCGAACCTTGA
- a CDS encoding STN and carboxypeptidase regulatory-like domain-containing protein: protein MDDFRTLRQLIVGWLLLLVALIPMNAQNGNVLGQVIRLPKSKGNIYQLLGLVTERSGYLFIYDSKIIDNEQTTSIKGGDYTIQEAIYAITGNKNLAIRAIENHLLLYLPESPSAPKSASVTPDSIQTYFSIEGSLQDQYTHEPIAFGSVGIGEAAIGTITNQNGEFRLKLPDSLRLSKVRFSHIGYLPQEIDSRELIDKHTVLSLEPKVISIQEVIVRLTNPKRLLQEMLDKRRSNYSQHPIYLTTFYREGVERKKGLVGLTEAVFKVYKASYHSNALADQVKLLKMRRISNEQEKDTLITKMKSGIYSCLVLDLMKQLPEFLDPSPDSPYTYAHTDITVVDDRLANVISFEQRKSINEPLYRGQIYIDMENNALLRVDFEVNPQYIEQAAGMFVERKSRNLRITPQKVAYTVSYKQWNGTYYINHIRGDLHFKIKKRRQLFNTNILHTWFEMVTCKIDTANVNRFSRIESLPTRTVFSDTHFNYDEGFWGDFNVILPEDKLNEAISRITSKIEETNY from the coding sequence ATGGATGATTTCCGAACCTTGAGACAGCTGATCGTAGGATGGTTGCTGTTACTCGTAGCTCTCATCCCTATGAATGCCCAGAATGGTAACGTACTGGGACAGGTCATACGATTGCCTAAATCAAAAGGAAATATCTACCAATTGCTGGGACTCGTCACGGAACGTTCCGGCTATCTTTTTATATACGACAGTAAGATTATCGATAATGAACAAACAACATCGATAAAAGGTGGAGATTATACGATACAAGAAGCTATATACGCTATTACCGGTAATAAAAATCTGGCGATCCGTGCGATAGAGAACCATCTCTTGCTTTATCTGCCAGAGAGTCCCTCCGCTCCTAAAAGCGCATCCGTAACTCCCGATTCCATACAAACCTATTTCTCGATAGAAGGTTCTTTACAGGATCAATATACCCATGAGCCAATCGCATTCGGATCGGTAGGAATCGGTGAGGCCGCTATTGGCACCATCACCAACCAGAATGGAGAGTTCCGATTGAAATTACCGGACTCACTCCGGTTATCCAAGGTACGTTTCTCTCATATCGGCTATCTTCCCCAAGAGATAGATAGTCGGGAGTTAATAGATAAACATACCGTCTTATCTCTAGAGCCTAAAGTAATCTCTATCCAAGAAGTTATCGTGCGTCTAACCAATCCGAAACGCTTATTACAGGAGATGCTGGACAAGAGAAGAAGCAATTATTCCCAGCACCCGATTTACCTTACCACATTTTACAGAGAAGGCGTTGAACGTAAAAAAGGACTCGTAGGACTGACCGAGGCTGTTTTTAAGGTATATAAGGCATCTTACCACAGCAATGCCTTGGCCGATCAAGTGAAACTACTAAAGATGCGCCGCATTAGTAACGAGCAGGAAAAGGACACGTTGATCACAAAAATGAAGTCGGGTATCTACTCCTGCCTTGTCTTGGACTTGATGAAACAGTTACCGGAGTTTCTGGATCCTAGCCCGGATTCACCCTATACATACGCCCATACCGACATCACGGTAGTGGATGATCGACTTGCTAACGTCATCTCTTTCGAGCAACGAAAGAGTATCAATGAACCGCTTTATCGGGGACAGATATATATCGACATGGAAAATAATGCCTTATTAAGGGTGGACTTTGAGGTCAATCCCCAATATATCGAGCAAGCGGCCGGCATGTTCGTCGAGAGAAAAAGCCGGAATTTACGGATCACGCCCCAGAAAGTAGCCTATACGGTATCTTACAAGCAATGGAATGGCACCTACTACATTAACCATATCCGGGGAGATCTGCATTTTAAAATTAAAAAAAGAAGACAACTTTTTAACACAAATATTTTACATACTTGGTTCGAAATGGTTACCTGTAAGATAGATACAGCCAATGTGAACCGCTTCTCACGCATTGAATCCCTTCCAACCCGCACGGTTTTCTCGGATACTCACTTCAACTACGACGAGGGTTTCTGGGGAGATTTTAACGTAATATTACCCGAAGACAAACTGAATGAGGCTATTAGCAGAATCACCTCAAAGATAGAGGAAACGAACTACTAA
- a CDS encoding nucleotide sugar dehydrogenase, with protein sequence MYTKLLDKQTKLALIGLGYVGLPIAMEFAKHVSVIGFDINEDRLDKLRNCIDPCGELPTEVFEHKDITFTSSIEKLREASFYVIAVPTPIDSHNEPDLSPLLGATRTVGKVLKRGDYVVYESTVYPGCTEEDCIPILEEVSGLRVGEDFKVGYSPERINPGDKVHTLVNTVKIVSGCDAEALETISEVYKLVVQAGLHRAPSIKVAEAAKIIENTQRDVNIALMNELSIIFDRMGVNTFDVLKAAGTKWNFLPFSPGLVGGHCIGVDPYYLVHKAKELQYHTKMINSGRYVNDSMGRYIGKKVVKKIISQGKNILGAHVLVMGMTFKENVSDIRNSKVADIINEFKDFGAEVDVMDPFASPLEVLQEYGIRLVERPGKKYDAVVVAVAHTTYLKLDESYFMSITNEHAVLADVKGVYRGSIHQMIYWSL encoded by the coding sequence ATGTATACAAAGTTACTAGATAAACAAACGAAACTTGCCCTAATCGGACTAGGATATGTCGGGCTTCCTATCGCGATGGAATTCGCTAAACATGTTTCCGTTATCGGATTTGATATCAACGAGGATCGCTTGGACAAGCTTCGGAACTGTATTGATCCGTGTGGTGAGCTTCCTACTGAGGTATTTGAACATAAAGATATCACATTTACTTCTTCTATAGAAAAGTTGCGGGAGGCTTCCTTTTACGTTATAGCTGTTCCTACCCCGATAGACAGCCATAACGAGCCGGATCTATCCCCTTTGTTGGGTGCGACCCGCACGGTAGGCAAAGTCCTTAAACGAGGCGATTATGTAGTATACGAATCTACCGTATATCCGGGATGTACGGAAGAGGATTGCATCCCGATCTTGGAGGAGGTTTCAGGGTTGAGAGTAGGAGAGGACTTTAAGGTTGGATACTCACCGGAACGAATCAATCCGGGTGATAAGGTACATACCTTGGTAAATACCGTGAAGATCGTTTCCGGCTGCGATGCCGAAGCTTTGGAAACGATATCGGAAGTCTATAAGCTGGTCGTTCAAGCGGGGTTGCACCGTGCGCCTAGTATCAAGGTAGCCGAAGCCGCCAAGATTATCGAGAATACCCAGCGTGACGTGAATATAGCCCTTATGAACGAGCTTTCCATTATTTTCGATCGAATGGGGGTAAATACGTTTGATGTATTGAAAGCCGCCGGAACGAAATGGAATTTCCTGCCTTTCTCTCCCGGATTGGTAGGTGGGCATTGTATAGGGGTAGATCCTTACTATCTGGTGCATAAAGCCAAAGAATTGCAATATCACACGAAGATGATCAACTCCGGTCGCTACGTGAACGATTCCATGGGACGGTATATCGGAAAGAAGGTCGTGAAAAAGATTATCTCGCAGGGGAAAAATATCCTAGGAGCGCATGTGTTGGTGATGGGTATGACTTTTAAGGAAAACGTATCGGATATACGTAACTCGAAAGTAGCCGATATTATCAATGAGTTTAAGGACTTCGGAGCCGAGGTCGATGTGATGGATCCGTTCGCTTCCCCTTTGGAAGTATTGCAAGAGTACGGTATCCGGTTAGTAGAGAGGCCCGGGAAGAAATATGATGCGGTAGTGGTAGCTGTCGCTCATACGACTTATTTGAAGCTGGATGAGTCCTACTTCATGTCGATCACGAATGAACATGCCGTGTTGGCGGACGTGAAAGGAGTCTATCGAGGTAGCATCCATCAGATGATCTATTGGAGTCTGTAA
- a CDS encoding TolC family protein has translation MRNKIIIGCLLLGALSAKAQDTRLSAVEYKERVLEYSRQIKQSSEERIAMQHAIKAAKTGFFPSVDFSGSYQYRINKYDLDFGPGMSVEMDHNTYSLGATVSQPIYAGGQIYNNYKAAQVQGKITEQAEELTTDNIVYSADLNYWTAAARKGMYDVMCQYVDIVGELANVLTIRFNDGQISKTDLLQVESRLKEAELNKSSAYKEYQIALQNLNSLMGVSPLDPIEVEDSITTYLALPLQVGEDVALRNRPDYAISELNIEYQKRQINLSKAKYNPSLAIGFQGTWGTPMLNVKGSDQLWTPAVFASLKIPLFRWGARFKEVNSQKAILRSKEYALDNTRDKIAQEVANAWTSLTEYTKQITVAEEACKIAEENLDLNTFSYNEGKLPILDVLSAQLSWIQSYSSLIQTWYQQKASLAQYNKAIGIRRLQ, from the coding sequence ATGAGAAATAAAATAATCATAGGTTGTTTATTGTTGGGTGCCTTGTCCGCTAAAGCGCAAGACACCCGGCTATCGGCTGTGGAATATAAGGAACGGGTCCTTGAATACAGCCGTCAGATCAAGCAAAGCTCTGAGGAGCGTATCGCTATGCAGCATGCGATCAAGGCCGCTAAGACCGGTTTCTTCCCTTCGGTGGACTTCTCCGGCAGTTATCAGTATCGTATCAATAAATATGATTTGGATTTCGGACCGGGCATGTCCGTAGAGATGGACCATAATACGTATAGCCTAGGCGCTACGGTGAGCCAGCCCATCTATGCCGGTGGACAGATCTATAATAACTATAAGGCAGCTCAGGTACAAGGCAAGATCACCGAGCAAGCAGAAGAATTGACAACGGATAATATCGTTTATTCCGCCGATTTGAACTATTGGACGGCCGCCGCACGTAAAGGTATGTACGATGTGATGTGTCAGTATGTAGACATTGTCGGGGAGTTGGCGAACGTGTTGACGATCCGTTTCAATGACGGCCAGATCAGCAAGACCGATTTATTGCAAGTGGAGTCCCGCTTGAAAGAAGCGGAATTGAATAAAAGCTCGGCTTATAAGGAATATCAGATCGCGTTACAGAACCTGAACTCATTGATGGGTGTGTCTCCGTTAGACCCGATCGAGGTGGAAGATTCCATTACGACCTATCTGGCTTTGCCGTTGCAAGTAGGAGAGGATGTAGCTCTTCGGAATCGTCCGGACTACGCTATTTCCGAGTTGAACATAGAGTATCAAAAGAGACAGATCAATTTGTCGAAGGCGAAATATAACCCGTCTTTGGCGATCGGTTTTCAAGGTACTTGGGGTACGCCGATGTTGAACGTGAAAGGTTCGGACCAGTTGTGGACTCCGGCCGTCTTCGCTTCCTTGAAGATACCTTTGTTCCGTTGGGGAGCCCGTTTCAAGGAGGTAAATTCCCAGAAGGCCATCCTTCGTAGTAAGGAATACGCCTTGGACAATACGCGTGATAAGATCGCTCAAGAGGTAGCGAACGCATGGACAAGCCTAACCGAGTATACGAAACAAATTACCGTCGCGGAAGAGGCTTGTAAGATTGCCGAGGAGAACCTTGATTTGAATACCTTCAGCTACAACGAGGGTAAACTACCGATCTTGGATGTGCTCTCCGCCCAATTGTCATGGATTCAGTCTTACAGTAGCTTGATCCAGACTTGGTATCAGCAAAAGGCTTCTTTAGCCCAATATAACAAGGCTATAGGTATCCGGCGTTTGCAGTAA
- a CDS encoding efflux RND transporter permease subunit: MNIPKYSLENQKIIYFFLAVMLIGGIYSFFKLPKKEDSPFVIKQAVLVTQYPGATPQEVEKLVTEPIEREIQAMSDVFQIKSESYFGMSKISIELQPTLSPDYMPVKWDELRRKVANIQPRLPSGASSISVSDDFGDVFGIYYALTADEGYTYDDLRNWAQKIKTELSPVPGVQKVYLFGEQTQVVNVKISIPKLANLGIDPNAIQQVMQTQNLLVNTGDINTGNYQLRLRAEGTYKDIQDIRDQLIVTKSGGEVRLGDIATVERGYMDPPSNLMRVDGKRAIGIGVATGSKDDVVAVGNAVADHLAEMEQLFPVGMDLKTIYPENKIADEANNGFILNLIESLLIVIVIIFIVMGSRAGMLVGSSLLFSVGGTLLIMLIWGVGLNRTSLAAFIIAMGMLVDNAIVVTDNAQVGIKRGLSRYQALIDGATKPQWALLGATFIAVCSFLPMYLAPASVAEIVKPLFIVLAVSLGLSWVLALTQTTTFGNFILKEAKPGENKDPYDTKLYHKFESVLGRLIKRRYVTISTVVATLFLSLFVMSIMPQSFFPIMSKPYFRADLIFPEGYSIYDVETNVKKIEEEYLSKNENIKSYSFTLGGSPVRYYLASSSIGPKPNFANVLIETQDPEDAQAEEGKFYDYMVANYPNILTRSALFALSPVPDAAIEIGFIGDNVDTLVALTQRAQEIARNYDQVMEVRNSWGNKVPVWKPLYSQEKGLRLGITRQQVAYSLRSATNGVPLGEYREGDVFMPILLKDADKDSISLNDIKTLPVYSAKGRSVKVEQVIDDFSLDYEFNVVRRFNREPCMLMQCEPKRGANTMAAFSHLWKEVQEKIQVPEGYKMTYFGEQSEQDKGNKAIAANIPLMFGLIYVTLLFLFPKYYRKPVLIMAMLPLIFIGVVLGLLVFGKSLDFFAMLGLLGLIGMNIKNAIVLVDEIGLQLNAGLSPVNAVIEATKTRIVPVTMASGTTILGMLPLLGDAMFAGMAATIMGGLFVSTILTIFVLPVTYCVFFKIKSE; the protein is encoded by the coding sequence ATGAATATTCCAAAATATTCCTTAGAGAATCAGAAGATTATATACTTTTTCCTAGCGGTCATGCTGATAGGAGGTATATATTCTTTCTTTAAATTGCCGAAGAAGGAAGATTCTCCCTTCGTGATCAAGCAAGCGGTTTTGGTTACCCAATATCCGGGAGCGACACCTCAGGAGGTGGAGAAGCTGGTGACTGAGCCGATCGAACGGGAGATTCAGGCTATGTCGGATGTGTTCCAGATCAAATCTGAGTCTTATTTCGGTATGTCCAAGATTTCTATTGAGTTGCAGCCTACCTTGTCTCCGGATTATATGCCGGTCAAGTGGGACGAGTTGCGTCGTAAGGTGGCGAATATACAGCCCCGCCTTCCGTCTGGCGCCTCCTCGATATCCGTTAGTGATGACTTCGGTGACGTATTCGGAATTTATTATGCCTTGACGGCCGATGAGGGATATACTTACGACGACCTGCGTAATTGGGCGCAAAAGATCAAGACGGAGCTATCTCCTGTACCGGGTGTACAGAAGGTCTACCTATTCGGTGAACAGACACAAGTTGTCAACGTAAAGATCTCTATCCCGAAACTGGCTAACCTAGGTATCGACCCGAACGCTATCCAGCAGGTGATGCAAACGCAGAACTTGTTGGTGAATACGGGAGATATCAATACCGGTAATTATCAATTGCGTTTGCGTGCGGAAGGTACGTATAAGGATATACAAGATATCCGGGACCAATTGATCGTGACGAAAAGTGGCGGTGAGGTTCGTTTGGGAGATATCGCTACGGTAGAGCGTGGTTATATGGACCCTCCCTCGAACCTGATGCGTGTGGACGGTAAGCGTGCCATCGGTATCGGTGTCGCTACCGGTTCGAAAGACGATGTGGTTGCCGTGGGTAACGCCGTGGCGGATCATTTAGCGGAGATGGAGCAGCTGTTCCCGGTGGGTATGGACCTGAAAACGATTTATCCGGAGAACAAGATCGCGGATGAGGCGAACAACGGTTTTATCTTGAACTTGATCGAGTCGTTGTTGATCGTTATCGTGATTATCTTTATCGTGATGGGGTCCCGTGCCGGTATGTTGGTCGGTAGTTCGTTGTTGTTCTCGGTAGGTGGTACCTTATTGATCATGTTGATCTGGGGTGTCGGCTTGAACCGAACCTCGTTGGCGGCCTTTATTATCGCTATGGGTATGTTGGTGGATAACGCTATCGTGGTGACGGATAATGCCCAAGTCGGTATCAAGCGGGGACTTTCCCGTTATCAGGCGTTGATCGATGGCGCGACGAAACCGCAGTGGGCGTTGTTGGGCGCTACCTTTATCGCCGTATGTTCTTTCTTGCCGATGTACTTGGCACCGGCATCCGTGGCCGAGATTGTGAAACCGTTGTTTATCGTATTGGCGGTATCCTTGGGATTAAGCTGGGTCTTGGCCTTGACGCAAACGACTACCTTCGGTAATTTTATTTTGAAAGAGGCGAAACCGGGTGAGAACAAAGACCCGTACGATACGAAGCTGTACCATAAATTTGAGTCGGTATTGGGCCGTTTGATCAAGCGTAGATATGTAACGATCTCTACCGTGGTAGCTACGTTATTCCTTTCCTTGTTCGTGATGAGCATCATGCCGCAGAGTTTCTTCCCGATCATGAGCAAGCCTTATTTCCGTGCGGACTTGATCTTCCCGGAAGGATATAGCATCTACGACGTGGAGACGAACGTGAAGAAGATAGAAGAGGAATATCTCAGCAAGAATGAGAATATCAAATCATACTCGTTTACCTTGGGAGGTTCGCCGGTACGTTATTACTTGGCCAGTTCTTCTATCGGCCCGAAGCCAAACTTCGCCAATGTGTTGATCGAGACACAAGATCCGGAGGATGCGCAAGCGGAAGAGGGTAAGTTCTACGATTATATGGTCGCTAACTATCCGAATATATTGACCCGTTCGGCTTTGTTCGCCTTGTCTCCGGTTCCGGATGCGGCGATCGAGATCGGTTTTATCGGCGATAACGTAGACACGTTGGTTGCCTTGACGCAAAGGGCGCAGGAGATCGCCCGGAATTATGATCAGGTGATGGAGGTTCGCAATAGTTGGGGTAACAAGGTTCCGGTATGGAAGCCGCTATATTCCCAAGAGAAAGGTTTGCGTCTGGGTATTACCCGTCAACAGGTGGCTTATTCCTTGCGTTCGGCTACGAATGGCGTACCTTTGGGTGAGTATCGTGAGGGCGATGTGTTTATGCCGATTTTACTGAAAGATGCGGATAAGGATTCTATCAGTCTGAATGATATAAAGACTTTGCCGGTTTATAGCGCTAAAGGCCGTTCGGTAAAAGTGGAGCAGGTGATCGATGATTTCTCGCTGGATTATGAGTTTAACGTAGTGAGACGATTCAACCGTGAGCCGTGTATGCTTATGCAGTGTGAGCCGAAGCGTGGCGCCAATACGATGGCTGCTTTCAGTCATTTGTGGAAAGAGGTACAGGAGAAGATTCAGGTGCCGGAAGGATATAAGATGACGTATTTCGGTGAGCAATCCGAGCAAGATAAAGGTAATAAGGCGATCGCCGCTAATATCCCGTTGATGTTCGGTTTGATTTATGTCACCTTGTTATTCTTATTCCCGAAATATTACCGGAAACCGGTATTGATCATGGCGATGCTGCCGTTGATCTTCATTGGTGTGGTATTGGGATTGTTGGTGTTCGGTAAGTCCCTCGACTTCTTTGCTATGCTGGGTCTGTTGGGCTTGATCGGTATGAATATCAAGAATGCGATCGTGCTGGTGGACGAGATCGGTTTACAATTGAATGCAGGCTTGTCTCCGGTGAATGCCGTGATAGAGGCAACGAAAACCCGTATCGTTCCGGTGACGATGGCTTCCGGTACGACGATCTTAGGTATGTTGCCGTTGTTGGGTGACGCTATGTTCGCCGGTATGGCGGCTACCATCATGGGTGGTCTGTTCGTATCTACGATCTTGACGATCTTCGTGCTTCCGGTTACTTATTGTGTTTTCTTTAAGATTAAATCAGAGTAA